From Hippoglossus stenolepis isolate QCI-W04-F060 chromosome 19, HSTE1.2, whole genome shotgun sequence, the proteins below share one genomic window:
- the pdcd6 gene encoding programmed cell death protein 6 isoform X2: protein MAYHSPYRAPMQNNAPPDQGFLWNIFQRVDKDRSGVISDSELQQALSNGTWTPFNPVTVRSIISMFDRENKGGVNFNEFAGVWKYITDWQNIFRNYDRDNSGFIDKNELKQALTGFGYRLSDQFYSTLIEKFDRQRKGQVAFDDFIQCCIVLQRLTDVFRRYDTDQDGWIQVSYEQYLSMVFNIV, encoded by the exons atggcGTATCACAGTCCGTACAGAGCTCCAATGCAGAACAACGCTCCCCCGGACCAGGGCTTCCTGTGGAATATCTTCCAGAG GGTTGACAAGGACAGAAGTGGAGTGATATCTGACTCAGAGCTTCAGCAGGCCTTATCGAATG GCACATGGACTCCTTTCAACCCGGTGACGGTCCGCTCCATCATAT CCATGTTCGATAGGGAAAATAAAGGCGGTGTGAACTTCAACGAGTTTGCTGGCGTGTGGAAGTACATCACGGACTGGCAGAACATCTTCAGGAACTACGACAGGGACAACTCCGGCTTCATTGATAAGAACGAGCTTAAACAGGCGCTGACTGGATTCG GTTATCGTCTATCAGACCAGTTCTACAGCACGTTGATAGAGAAGTTCGACCGCCAGAGGAAGGGACAGGTGGCCTTCGATGACTTCATCCAGTGCTGTATTGTACTACAG AGGTTGACTGACGTGTTCAGGCGGTACGATACAGACCAAGACGGCTGGATCCAGGTTTCATATGAACAGTATCTTTCCATGGTCTTCAATATAGTATAA
- the pdcd6 gene encoding programmed cell death protein 6 isoform X1, producing MAYHSPYRAPMQNNAPPDQGFLWNIFQRVDKDRSGVISDSELQQALSNGTWTPFNPVTVRSIISMFDRENKGGVNFNEFAGVWKYITDWQNIFRNYDRDNSGFIDKNELKQALTGFGETQSYRLSDQFYSTLIEKFDRQRKGQVAFDDFIQCCIVLQRLTDVFRRYDTDQDGWIQVSYEQYLSMVFNIV from the exons atggcGTATCACAGTCCGTACAGAGCTCCAATGCAGAACAACGCTCCCCCGGACCAGGGCTTCCTGTGGAATATCTTCCAGAG GGTTGACAAGGACAGAAGTGGAGTGATATCTGACTCAGAGCTTCAGCAGGCCTTATCGAATG GCACATGGACTCCTTTCAACCCGGTGACGGTCCGCTCCATCATAT CCATGTTCGATAGGGAAAATAAAGGCGGTGTGAACTTCAACGAGTTTGCTGGCGTGTGGAAGTACATCACGGACTGGCAGAACATCTTCAGGAACTACGACAGGGACAACTCCGGCTTCATTGATAAGAACGAGCTTAAACAGGCGCTGACTGGATTCGGTGAGACACAAA GTTATCGTCTATCAGACCAGTTCTACAGCACGTTGATAGAGAAGTTCGACCGCCAGAGGAAGGGACAGGTGGCCTTCGATGACTTCATCCAGTGCTGTATTGTACTACAG AGGTTGACTGACGTGTTCAGGCGGTACGATACAGACCAAGACGGCTGGATCCAGGTTTCATATGAACAGTATCTTTCCATGGTCTTCAATATAGTATAA